Proteins encoded together in one Variovorax paradoxus EPS window:
- a CDS encoding DUF4142 domain-containing protein → MKTFERLGRILAVSLALAGVAAGCTSQQPGTTTRGGSAAAAAVGTGIGVRSMQPAQFAATAGGNGMYEVQVSRLAMNRANSGPVQDYARMLVDHHTRANNELIALLRAKGIRPPDMIPRDKRVKLDRLSSVPARQFDRIYIQTVGIEDHEADIVVFERASREVADPELRAFAQKTLPVLRSHLDAARSLAATTR, encoded by the coding sequence ATGAAGACATTCGAGAGGCTGGGGCGCATCCTGGCGGTTTCACTCGCGCTGGCGGGCGTTGCCGCGGGCTGCACATCGCAGCAACCCGGCACCACCACGCGCGGTGGATCGGCCGCCGCGGCGGCGGTAGGAACGGGCATCGGCGTGCGCAGCATGCAGCCCGCACAGTTCGCGGCGACCGCCGGCGGCAACGGCATGTACGAGGTGCAGGTGTCGCGGCTTGCGATGAACCGCGCCAACAGCGGCCCGGTGCAGGACTACGCCCGGATGCTGGTGGACCACCACACGCGCGCAAACAATGAACTGATCGCCTTGCTGCGAGCCAAGGGCATCAGGCCCCCCGACATGATTCCGCGTGACAAGCGCGTGAAGCTCGACCGGCTGTCGTCGGTCCCCGCGAGGCAATTCGACCGCATTTACATCCAGACCGTGGGCATCGAGGACCACGAGGCCGACATCGTGGTGTTCGAGCGGGCCAGCCGCGAAGTCGCCGACCCGGAACTGCGCGCCTTCGCACAGAAGACGCTGCCGGTGCTGCGCTCGCACCTCGATGCGGCGCGCTCGCTCGCGGCCACCACACGTTGA
- a CDS encoding BLUF domain-containing protein, whose translation MLKRLIYGSRAVDANSTNLRAILTASRIGNATAGITGALCLLDGVYMQYLEGDECAVEALYARIEVDARHRAPVVLDRTFIAVREFPEWSMALLAWDERIKAIMGLHGLRPPGSTPRDIAPDHAAVFFRALAATPNWVSL comes from the coding sequence ATGCTCAAGCGGCTTATTTACGGCAGCAGAGCCGTCGATGCGAATTCGACGAACCTGCGGGCCATCCTCACTGCCTCGCGCATTGGCAACGCCACGGCCGGCATCACGGGTGCGCTGTGCCTTCTCGATGGCGTCTACATGCAATACCTCGAGGGCGACGAATGCGCCGTGGAAGCGCTCTACGCGAGGATCGAGGTCGATGCACGGCATCGCGCGCCGGTGGTGCTCGACCGAACCTTCATCGCGGTGCGTGAATTTCCGGAGTGGTCGATGGCGCTTCTGGCGTGGGACGAGCGCATCAAGGCCATCATGGGCTTGCATGGCCTGCGACCGCCGGGCTCCACGCCGCGTGACATCGCGCCGGACCATGCCGCCGTGTTCTTTCGCGCGCTCGCCGCCACGCCGAACTGGGTGTCCCTCTGA
- the arr gene encoding NAD(+)--rifampin ADP-ribosyltransferase — MTVLDTGPYFHGTRAELQVGDLLTAGFRSNYDGRVVMNHIYFTAWPKGAGLAAEMAKGDGRGRVYIVEPTGAFEDDPNVTDKKFPGNPTRSYRSREPLRIVGELETWEPFDAEYIRQLKERVRTGMGEIIN; from the coding sequence ATGACTGTCCTGGACACGGGTCCTTACTTCCACGGCACGCGAGCGGAACTTCAGGTGGGCGACCTGCTCACCGCAGGCTTCCGCTCCAACTACGACGGCCGAGTCGTGATGAACCACATCTACTTCACCGCCTGGCCAAAGGGCGCTGGGCTGGCCGCCGAAATGGCGAAGGGCGACGGCCGTGGCCGCGTCTACATCGTCGAACCCACAGGTGCCTTCGAGGACGACCCCAACGTCACCGACAAGAAGTTTCCGGGCAATCCCACACGCTCGTACCGCAGTCGGGAGCCGCTTCGGATCGTCGGCGAACTGGAGACCTGGGAGCCCTTCGACGCGGAGTACATCCGGCAACTCAAAGAGCGCGTGCGCACAGGCATGGGAGAGATCATCAATTGA
- a CDS encoding hemerythrin domain-containing protein → MTKLVSRLFPSATNMIRLDHTHVLSTFHQYKASAPVRVKKGLVNTMCTALEVHAQLEEEIFYPAVRAVTQNELIAKSLDEHQEMRRLIGLLRQMEPEARDYDDTVAELMRDVMHHVADEETLVIPEAERLLADELGELGMRMTKRRLQLVGPRSGEIALDMGRAASGNTAAIAMVGLAAVGLLVARRTGYLGSARRLGKSL, encoded by the coding sequence ATGACGAAACTCGTGTCACGCCTTTTCCCGAGCGCAACGAACATGATCCGGCTGGATCACACGCACGTGCTCTCCACCTTCCACCAGTACAAGGCCAGCGCGCCCGTGCGCGTGAAGAAGGGGCTGGTGAATACCATGTGCACCGCCCTGGAAGTGCACGCGCAGCTCGAGGAGGAAATCTTCTACCCGGCAGTGCGCGCAGTCACGCAGAACGAGCTCATCGCCAAGTCGCTCGACGAGCACCAGGAAATGCGGCGACTGATCGGCCTGCTGCGGCAGATGGAGCCGGAGGCCCGCGACTACGACGACACCGTGGCCGAGCTGATGCGCGATGTGATGCACCATGTCGCGGACGAGGAAACGCTGGTGATTCCCGAGGCCGAGCGCCTCCTGGCCGACGAACTGGGCGAGTTGGGCATGCGAATGACCAAACGCCGCCTGCAACTCGTCGGGCCGCGCAGCGGTGAGATCGCGCTCGACATGGGACGGGCCGCCTCGGGCAATACCGCGGCGATTGCCATGGTGGGTCTCGCTGCGGTCGGGCTGTTGGTTGCGCGGCGTACCGGCTATCTCGGTTCGGCGCGCAGGCTTGGCAAGAGCCTTTGA
- a CDS encoding AraC family transcriptional regulator, with translation MKSAGLKGTVSIELVHEAIYAAVLRNMDISSVLESAKIDRELLNAPRARISAAAYSRMWVAMADLMDDEFFGLDSHGLRRGSYALMTRAAVNADNLAHALRRILRFLHSTLDDFRGELVCDGDEARVILHDGGVLRRLFGYGTWFILVHGLACWLVHRRIPLREMQFRCPPPGDDSHYRTRFCENLKFNGETTHISFASDLLDLRIAESPATVDNFLRAAPANLLVKYRNDASTSAQVRNRLRSQVPDAWPELEKLAQELCVSGTTLQRRLQQEGVSYQRVKDDLRRDIAIDLLSSASLTVAEVAARTGFQETSAFHRAFKKWTGVSPGAYRSSTPARE, from the coding sequence ATGAAGTCCGCAGGCTTGAAAGGCACCGTATCCATCGAGCTGGTGCACGAGGCGATCTACGCCGCGGTGCTCCGGAACATGGACATCAGCAGCGTCCTCGAAAGCGCCAAGATCGATCGCGAGCTGTTGAACGCGCCGCGTGCGCGCATCTCGGCGGCTGCGTACTCGCGCATGTGGGTGGCAATGGCCGACCTGATGGACGATGAGTTCTTCGGCCTGGACAGCCACGGGCTCCGTCGGGGCAGCTACGCGCTCATGACGCGCGCGGCGGTCAACGCCGACAACCTGGCGCATGCGCTGCGCCGGATCCTGAGGTTCCTTCATTCGACCTTGGACGACTTTCGCGGCGAGCTGGTCTGCGACGGTGATGAGGCGCGCGTGATCCTGCATGACGGCGGCGTGCTGCGCCGGCTGTTCGGCTACGGCACCTGGTTCATCCTGGTCCACGGCTTGGCATGCTGGCTCGTGCACAGGCGCATTCCCCTGCGCGAAATGCAGTTCCGGTGCCCGCCTCCCGGCGATGACAGCCACTACCGCACGCGCTTCTGCGAGAACCTGAAATTCAACGGCGAGACCACGCACATCAGCTTCGCAAGCGACCTGCTGGACCTGAGGATTGCGGAGTCGCCGGCAACGGTCGACAACTTCCTGAGGGCGGCGCCGGCCAACCTGCTGGTCAAGTACCGCAACGACGCGAGCACCAGCGCGCAGGTGCGCAACAGGTTGCGCAGCCAGGTGCCTGATGCATGGCCGGAACTGGAAAAGCTCGCACAGGAACTCTGCGTCTCCGGCACCACGCTTCAACGCCGCCTGCAGCAGGAAGGCGTGAGCTACCAGCGCGTGAAAGACGACTTGCGGCGGGACATCGCCATCGACCTCCTGTCGAGCGCGTCACTGACGGTGGCCGAAGTCGCTGCCCGCACCGGGTTCCAGGAAACCAGCGCCTTCCATCGCGCCTTCAAGAAATGGACGGGCGTGAGCCCCGGCGCCTATCGCTCGTCCACGCCCGCGCGGGAATAA
- a CDS encoding nitroreductase — translation MNRTMASPLDAEALRGAVDWAIATRRSVRAFLPQPVPRDEVEAILATARYSASGMNMQPWHVHVLTGPAKARLSAAIAVLNDDPGRSGELLEPYDYYPREWFSPYLERRRKVGWDLYGLLGIAKGDKQRMHLQHGRNYRFFDAPVGLFFTVDRTLQEGSLLDYGMFLQSVMVAARGRNLHTCPQAAFLKFHRQIADLLGIPAGQMLVCGMSLGYADPSSVENSLVTEREPVSAFTTFHDTTKETTA, via the coding sequence ATGAACCGAACGATGGCGTCGCCGCTGGATGCAGAGGCGCTGCGGGGAGCGGTCGACTGGGCCATTGCCACCCGACGCAGCGTCAGGGCGTTCCTGCCCCAGCCGGTGCCTAGGGACGAGGTCGAGGCGATCCTCGCGACCGCACGCTACAGCGCCTCCGGCATGAACATGCAGCCCTGGCATGTGCATGTGCTCACGGGGCCTGCAAAGGCCCGCCTGTCGGCTGCGATTGCGGTGCTCAACGACGATCCCGGCCGGTCGGGCGAGCTGCTCGAACCCTACGACTACTACCCGCGCGAATGGTTTTCGCCGTACCTGGAGCGGCGCCGCAAGGTCGGCTGGGACCTCTACGGATTGCTCGGCATCGCCAAGGGCGACAAGCAGCGCATGCACCTGCAGCACGGGCGCAACTACCGCTTCTTCGATGCGCCCGTCGGCCTGTTCTTCACGGTGGACCGCACGCTTCAGGAAGGCAGCCTGCTGGACTACGGCATGTTCCTGCAGAGCGTGATGGTGGCCGCGCGCGGCCGGAACCTGCACACCTGCCCGCAAGCCGCCTTCCTGAAATTCCATCGCCAGATCGCGGACCTGCTGGGCATTCCCGCCGGCCAGATGCTGGTCTGCGGCATGAGCCTGGGCTACGCCGACCCGTCGTCGGTCGAGAACTCGCTCGTCACCGAGCGCGAGCCCGTGTCCGCCTTCACCACATTTCACGACACCACCAAGGAGACCACCGCATGA
- a CDS encoding AMP-binding protein, protein MSAPSYARGLERCAANHVPLTPLGFLDRAALAHPNRVAVVHGDLSRTWAETRERCHRLASALMMRGIEAGDTVSVLAPNTPAMLEAHFGIPLAGAVLNAINHRLDAEGIAFILRHGECKLLLVDREFAATVAAALKLLDHAPAVIDINDHLAPPGEPIGETDYESLLANGDPEFAGRWPGDEWQPIALNYTSGTTGDPKGVVASHRGTYLMSLLQITNWAMPRAPKYLWTLPMFHANGWCFTWAVTASAGTHVCLRRVSAEAVLEAIDRHEIDHLCAAPVVMAMLADAAKDTRLPRPVRVLTAGSPPPLAVLNAVLAMGFDVEHVFGITEVSGTPVSCAWQDGWDDLAPAEQGALRVRQGVRAAMFEGLMVGDADTLEPVVPDGKSAGELMLRGNTVMMGYFKNEAATRKALADGWFRTGDVAVLHANGYAQITDRSKDVIISGGENISSVEIEDVVHGHPAVLHAAVVAQPDEKWGEVPCVFIELKTGVAAPTEQEIISFCRERLAHFKCPRRVIFTPLPKTATGKIQKFRLREQAGSQDAITRLASHG, encoded by the coding sequence ATGAGCGCGCCATCCTATGCACGGGGCCTCGAACGCTGCGCGGCGAATCATGTGCCGCTCACGCCGCTGGGCTTTCTCGACCGCGCCGCCCTGGCACATCCGAACCGCGTGGCGGTGGTGCACGGCGATCTCTCGCGAACCTGGGCCGAGACGCGGGAGCGCTGCCATCGCCTGGCGTCGGCGCTGATGATGCGCGGCATCGAGGCGGGTGACACCGTGTCGGTGCTCGCGCCCAACACGCCCGCCATGCTGGAGGCCCACTTCGGCATTCCGCTGGCGGGCGCGGTGCTCAACGCGATCAACCATCGGCTGGATGCCGAAGGCATCGCGTTCATCCTGCGCCACGGCGAGTGCAAGTTGCTGCTGGTCGACCGCGAATTCGCCGCCACGGTGGCCGCGGCCCTGAAGCTTCTGGACCACGCACCTGCGGTCATCGACATCAACGATCACCTCGCACCACCGGGCGAACCCATCGGCGAGACGGACTACGAATCCTTGCTGGCGAACGGAGACCCGGAATTTGCCGGCCGGTGGCCCGGCGACGAGTGGCAACCCATCGCCCTTAACTACACCTCCGGCACCACCGGAGACCCCAAGGGCGTAGTCGCCAGCCACCGCGGCACCTACCTCATGAGCCTGCTGCAGATCACGAACTGGGCGATGCCCCGGGCGCCGAAGTATCTGTGGACCCTGCCCATGTTCCACGCGAACGGCTGGTGCTTCACCTGGGCCGTGACCGCGTCCGCGGGCACCCATGTCTGCCTGCGCCGGGTGTCCGCCGAGGCGGTGCTGGAGGCCATCGACCGGCACGAGATCGATCACCTCTGCGCAGCGCCCGTCGTGATGGCGATGCTCGCGGACGCGGCCAAAGACACCCGGCTGCCGCGCCCCGTACGCGTGCTGACTGCCGGCTCGCCGCCGCCGCTCGCCGTGCTGAATGCGGTGCTGGCGATGGGCTTCGACGTGGAGCACGTCTTCGGCATCACGGAGGTTTCGGGCACGCCGGTGAGTTGCGCGTGGCAGGACGGCTGGGACGATCTTGCGCCCGCCGAGCAGGGCGCGCTGCGGGTGCGCCAGGGCGTGCGCGCCGCCATGTTCGAGGGCCTCATGGTCGGCGATGCAGACACCCTCGAGCCCGTCGTGCCCGACGGCAAATCGGCGGGCGAGCTCATGCTGCGCGGCAACACCGTGATGATGGGTTACTTCAAGAACGAGGCCGCAACGCGCAAGGCGCTCGCCGACGGCTGGTTCCGCACCGGCGACGTCGCGGTTTTGCATGCCAACGGGTATGCGCAGATCACCGACCGTTCGAAGGACGTGATCATCTCGGGCGGCGAGAACATCTCCTCGGTCGAGATCGAGGACGTCGTCCATGGACACCCGGCGGTGCTGCATGCGGCCGTGGTGGCCCAACCCGACGAGAAATGGGGCGAGGTGCCCTGCGTGTTCATCGAACTCAAGACCGGTGTCGCCGCGCCCACCGAGCAGGAGATCATTTCGTTCTGCCGGGAGCGGCTGGCGCACTTCAAGTGTCCGCGCCGGGTGATCTTCACCCCGTTGCCGAAGACGGCCACGGGAAAGATCCAGAAGTTCCGCTTGCGCGAGCAGGCCGGCAGCCAGGACGCCATCACCCGGCTCGCGAGCCATGGCTGA
- a CDS encoding MaoC family dehydratase — translation MAEFEAAAALAPLEPGYRFSRHHTFDEAQVRAFALAAGDENPLHHDAAFARGTRFGGLIASATHTTSLLMGLTGSHFGKKGKVLGMNFSVDLLRPVRASETVLIEWRVTSMAAHSKGGCVLELQGAIKSADDRTSVLAQGTVLFTPAS, via the coding sequence ATGGCTGAGTTCGAAGCTGCCGCGGCCCTGGCGCCGCTCGAACCCGGCTACCGCTTCTCGCGCCACCACACCTTCGACGAAGCGCAGGTGCGGGCCTTTGCGCTGGCCGCGGGAGACGAGAACCCCCTGCACCACGACGCGGCGTTTGCACGGGGCACGCGCTTCGGCGGATTGATCGCCAGCGCGACCCACACCACCTCCCTCTTGATGGGGCTGACCGGCAGCCACTTCGGCAAAAAGGGGAAGGTGCTGGGGATGAACTTCTCCGTCGACCTGCTGCGCCCCGTGCGGGCGAGCGAGACGGTGCTCATCGAGTGGCGCGTGACGTCGATGGCCGCGCATTCGAAAGGCGGCTGCGTCCTCGAACTGCAGGGTGCGATCAAGAGCGCGGATGACCGGACCAGTGTGCTTGCGCAGGGGACGGTGCTTTTCACGCCCGCCTCGTGA